The region TTTGGATGCAACGGTATACTATTTAACCATGAGTCCCCCAAGCGTGGAGAGACATTTGTCACCCGCAAGATTACCCGGGCCGCCGCCAGAATCAAACTAGGTCTTCAGGAGAATCTTTTCCTCGGGAACCTTAACGCAAGTCGGGATTGGGGTTATGCCGGCGACTACGTTGAAGCAATGTGGATGATGTTACAGCAAGCGGAGCCAGATGACTATGTGATAGCCACAGGCGAAACTCATACAGTACGCGAGTTTGTTGAACTGGCATTTAAAGAAGTCGGGATAAGTATAGTTTGGAAGGGAATTGGTATTGACGAAACGGGGATAGACTCAGAAACCGGCAAAGTGCTAGTAAAAATAGACTCGCGCTATTTTCGACCTACGGAAGTTGATTTCTTGCTCGGTGATCCATCGAAGGCAAACAATTTGCTCGACTGGAAACCCCGAACTGCTTTTTCGGAATTAGTCAAGATGATGGTGACCCATGATCTGCAATCGTCAGAACGAGACATTCTATGTAGGCAGAACGGTTTTCAATATGAACACAGCGGAGTCTAAAAAGATAGCCCAAGTTGGTTTTTGTTCCTTAGAGCATCCAGTAAGTTAACAGGAGATTATTATGAAGCTCGAACAAGATATGTCCCTAATCAATGAATTAGAGAATGAATTTCCTGTTCAACACTGGACGATTGCCGATATTCATATATGGCCGCTAATACGGATACCTTTGAGTTTCACACTCAATGCCCAGGGGAGTGAAGCTAAGCGTTATAAAACCACCGGAGATAAACGAATTCTTAACAAAATTCGACAAATAATATCTTTTGGTTCAGGTGCATTGCGGCAGTTATCGGCTTCACTAAAAGACAACCAGCATAATGATTGTACCGAAAGAGCTGACGTTTTAATAATTTCAGCAACTAAAGACCGATTGCTAAAATTGCCGAATGGCCAATACTATGATATCCATTGTGATTATATTTCGGATGCAATAAAGAAGTTAGGCAAGCGGGTATTGACATATGAAATCGCGCCGCAAAACCACTACTTGCTACCGAGATACAGTATATCCCACTTTTCGCAAGCACAACTTGATTGGATTCGAATAAAAGCCGAAATAGAATTCTTGGCAAACCGGAAGCCTTTGGCTAAGGTTAAGTTACCTAGCTATGATGACTTTCGCCGAGCCCTAGAAGAACGGAACATTTATTTCTCTCTTCCCTCCCCAGAACAACTACTTAAGCAAGTTTTTGTAATTAGCAGGACTGCTGCATACTTTGAAAAAGTAATTAAAAGCAAAAGAATTAGCTTAGCTATGGTTTGTGATTATTGTAGCACTGCCGGCCTAGCAATGAATTTGGCTTGCAGGCGCATGGGAATTATATCCGTCGATATTCAGCACGGCGTGGCTGGAAATCTCCACGGCTCATACAGCCGTTGGACGAAGGTTCCTCTGACAGGCTACGAGTTATTGCCCAAAATTTTCTGGTGCTGGTCTGAAGACGACGTTGCAACGATAAATTCATGGAACAACGGTGTAATGAAATATCATCAGGCAATCGTTGGTGGGAACTCTTGGGAAGAGCTATGGCTCGACCCCAAGAACGAGATAGGTAACTACTATGACAAAATACTGGCAAAAGAGTTTCCGGGTAAGATAAACGAAAAAAGAATTCTTGTTACACTACAAACAGGTGGCCTTATTCCGCCAGTGATTGTACAAACGATAAAAGAGGCCCCTTCATCTTGGCGGTGGTATATCAGGTTCCATCCTTACATGACCCAGGAAGAACGTAATCATATTAACAAGGAATTAGACCGGGAGTGCCGTCAGGCCAATATCGACTTAACAATAAGTAATACTTTGCCTTTGATGGCGTTGCTTCGAAACGTCGACGTCATGATAACGGAATGGTCGGCAACCGTAATTGATGCGAAAATCATGAAAACACCTTCGGTCGTAGTTCACCGCTATGCAGAAGAGTACTTTGCCAGGGAAATAGAACAGGGTTGGGTACGACCGGCCTATAATCCACCTAAAATATTGGCTGCTATTACCGACCAAATTTCGGCAAAAGAGATGCTAAGGTCAAAAGAGTTAATAGTTCCATCGGTGAGTAAAGCACTGGAAGCGGTAAAAATATTGCTTAATATTGGTTAAGGGGCATTCCGACCTTGGGATGCAGTTTGGGAGGACGGAAATGATTGCCGTAATTGATTATTCGGTTGGCAACCCTGGGTCAATTTTGAATATGCTAAGGAAAATCGGCGCGAAGGCGGAGCTGTCAGCAGATGAAAAGGTATTGTCCCGGGCGAACAAGCTTATCTTGCCGGGCGTAGGAGCTTTTGATACAGGCATGGCGAATTTGCGGGTGAAAAACCTCATTCCGCTTCTTGATGAACTAGTCATGAAAAAGGAAATTCCCATACTTGGCATTTGCCTTGGGATGCAGCTCCTAGGAAAAGGTAGTGAAGAAGGGATTGCCGAGGGGCTGGGGTGGCTCAATTTTACATCCGTTCGTTTTAAATTCGTCGAATCCGACAAAAAGCTAAAAGTCCCACACATGGGGTGGAATAACATCTTCGTTCGACGTAGTAGTTTGCTATTAAAAGAGCTCTCTGTTGATTCTAGATATTATTTCGTCCATTCCTATTATGCCCATCCTAACGAGCCACAGATTATTTTAGCCGAAACATCATACGGTATCAATTTCGCATCGGTATTGCAAAAGAACAATATTTTCGGGGTACAGTTCCATCCAGAAAAAAGCCATCGTTTTGGGCTTCAATTGCTAAGAAACTTTGCGGAGTGTTGCTGATATGTTCCGACCTAGAGTAATTCCCTGTCTGTTGCTCATGAATTCGGGGCTGGTAAAAACGATCAAGTTTCAAAACCCCCAGTATGTTGGCGATCCTATCAACGCTGTGAAAATTTTTAACGAAAAATCGGTGGACGAGCTAATACTGCTAGATATCACGGCATCAATGGAAAACCGTAAACCAGCTCTTAATCAATTGTCAAGAATCTGTAGCGAAGCATTTATGCCCCTATGCTACGGTGGAGGAGTTTCCACATTGGAAGACATTAGTTCCATCCTCAGCGTAGGTTTTGAAAAAGTGTCCATCAACAACAAGGCCATATACACTCCGGAATTCATTTCAGCTGCCAGCAGTACCTTCGGCAGCCAAAGTATCGTCGTCTCTATTGACGTTAAGAAGGATTTTTGGGGCAGGTATTCTGTTGCGGGGCAACGGGGGACAAAGGCGCTGAAACTAAATCCGGTATTGTGGGCGCAAGAAGTTGAAAGGCGTGGTGCCGGCGAATTATTCGTCAACTCAGTGGATCGAGACGGCACGGGTATTGGATACGACTATAGCCTAATCAAAATGATTGCCGAAGCTGTTGACATCCCAGTTATAGCATGTGGTGGCGCTGGTAAAGTAAATGATTTCACTAGAGCCATCAAAGAAAGTGGCGCTTCGGCCGTTTCCGCAGGTAGCATGTTTGTCTTTCATGGAAAGCATCGGGCGGTATTAATCACATTCCCTTCAGAAGAGGAACTTAAACAGGCCTTTTTATAGTGTCTTATTTGGAAGGAGCGCGAAATATGGGATATCAACAGTGTGTACGCTGCGTCATGGATACTACGGATCCAGAAATCGTCTTTGACGAAAAAGGACAATGTAATCACTGCAAATCTGCGGAACGGGCAATCGCTAAAGACATCATTGCTGATCCTATCGCAAAACAAAAAGCGTTGCAGACAATCGTAGAAAAAATTAAAAAAGACGGGCAAGGGAAAGAATACGACTGTCTTATTGGTGTAAGTGGAGGTGTCGACAGTACCTATGTAGCATATAAAGTAAAAGAATTAGGTTTGCGTCCGCTTGCCGTTCATGTTGATAATGGGTGGAAT is a window of Selenomonadales bacterium 4137-cl DNA encoding:
- the gmd gene encoding GDP-mannose 4,6-dehydratase, which produces MKKVALITGITGQDGAYLAQFLLNKGYIVHGLRRRSSSFNTGRIDHIYRDIHETDVKFFLHYGDLTDATNIIRIIQQVQPDEIYNLAAQSHVHISFETPEYTANADALGTLRILEAIRILGLNQKCRFYQASTSELFGKTADFAPQNEKTPFYPRSPYAAAKIYSYWITVNYREAYKIFGCNGILFNHESPKRGETFVTRKITRAAARIKLGLQENLFLGNLNASRDWGYAGDYVEAMWMMLQQAEPDDYVIATGETHTVREFVELAFKEVGISIVWKGIGIDETGIDSETGKVLVKIDSRYFRPTEVDFLLGDPSKANNLLDWKPRTAFSELVKMMVTHDLQSSERDILCRQNGFQYEHSGV
- the hisH gene encoding imidazole glycerol phosphate synthase subunit HisH, whose amino-acid sequence is MIAVIDYSVGNPGSILNMLRKIGAKAELSADEKVLSRANKLILPGVGAFDTGMANLRVKNLIPLLDELVMKKEIPILGICLGMQLLGKGSEEGIAEGLGWLNFTSVRFKFVESDKKLKVPHMGWNNIFVRRSSLLLKELSVDSRYYFVHSYYAHPNEPQIILAETSYGINFASVLQKNNIFGVQFHPEKSHRFGLQLLRNFAECC
- a CDS encoding AglZ/HisF2 family acetamidino modification protein — encoded protein: MFRPRVIPCLLLMNSGLVKTIKFQNPQYVGDPINAVKIFNEKSVDELILLDITASMENRKPALNQLSRICSEAFMPLCYGGGVSTLEDISSILSVGFEKVSINNKAIYTPEFISAASSTFGSQSIVVSIDVKKDFWGRYSVAGQRGTKALKLNPVLWAQEVERRGAGELFVNSVDRDGTGIGYDYSLIKMIAEAVDIPVIACGGAGKVNDFTRAIKESGASAVSAGSMFVFHGKHRAVLITFPSEEELKQAFL